A section of the Spirosoma pollinicola genome encodes:
- a CDS encoding pyridoxamine 5'-phosphate oxidase family protein, with protein sequence METKQQTNTQLEKISGMIEDIRIAMMTTVDEQGNLVGRPMAALQVDEDGTIWFFTKRSSPKVDQIANNEHKVNLSFADVSDADYVSVSGTAQELDDRAKVDALWNPQAKAWFPKGKDDPELILLKVHIDMAEYWNASDSTMVRLFQQATAAITGNPPKMGENEKVYNN encoded by the coding sequence ATGGAAACGAAACAACAAACCAACACACAGTTAGAAAAAATCAGCGGTATGATCGAAGACATTCGTATCGCCATGATGACAACTGTTGATGAACAAGGAAATTTAGTAGGTCGTCCGATGGCTGCCCTTCAGGTAGACGAAGACGGTACGATCTGGTTCTTCACGAAGCGCTCGTCGCCCAAGGTTGATCAGATTGCTAATAACGAACATAAAGTGAATCTGTCTTTTGCCGACGTAAGTGATGCCGATTATGTGTCGGTGTCGGGTACGGCTCAGGAACTGGACGATCGTGCTAAAGTTGACGCACTCTGGAATCCACAGGCGAAAGCCTGGTTTCCGAAAGGAAAAGACGATCCCGAATTAATTCTGTTGAAAGTACATATCGACATGGCGGAGTACTGGAATGCAAGTGACAGCACTATGGTGCGCTTGTTCCAGCAAGCTACGGCTGCCATTACGGGCAACCCACCAAAAATGGGCGAAAACGAGAAGGTATACAATAATTAA
- a CDS encoding DUF2188 domain-containing protein has product MWSTTHFPAAMRSLNPSTRAKAIEIANQLLEQGQIDNQKAVAISVDEARRWARKASSEQAWVQARTFA; this is encoded by the coding sequence ATGTGGTCAACAACGCACTTCCCGGCGGCTATGCGGTCGCTTAATCCAAGTACTCGGGCAAAAGCAATCGAAATAGCTAATCAGCTGCTTGAACAAGGGCAGATAGACAACCAGAAAGCTGTGGCCATTAGTGTCGATGAAGCTAGACGATGGGCTCGCAAAGCCAGTTCGGAACAAGCTTGGGTTCAAGCACGCACATTTGCTTAA
- a CDS encoding DUF3891 family protein — protein sequence MIVTQIDTGWQIINQQAHGLLAVQFALHWQVDKRPTHWVETLIALTEHDDGQDAWEGRNHLTTAGAPLDFQLLQYSTEQCKQMIQIGLQKSRWNALLMSMHTSFLYEPKRGTDKALDEFLDQQVTNQTKWRKEVNATKAEAEYGYAFLQWCDALSLVLCMDQVPPEGRRMEVSVGPDGVSYYIRKRIDESFSLEPWPFDAPTVEVHVEIFKVEQLVFKNDKQLYNALQDSPVVMKTWIFTGQD from the coding sequence ATGATCGTTACCCAAATAGATACCGGTTGGCAGATTATTAACCAACAGGCACATGGTCTACTGGCAGTGCAGTTCGCTTTGCATTGGCAGGTTGACAAACGGCCCACACATTGGGTCGAAACGTTGATTGCCCTAACTGAGCATGATGATGGTCAGGATGCTTGGGAAGGACGGAATCACCTAACTACAGCGGGTGCTCCGCTTGATTTTCAACTGTTACAGTATTCGACTGAGCAGTGTAAGCAAATGATCCAGATTGGCCTGCAAAAAAGCCGCTGGAATGCCTTGCTTATGTCTATGCACACATCATTTCTATATGAGCCCAAGCGTGGTACTGACAAGGCACTGGACGAGTTTTTAGATCAGCAAGTTACCAACCAGACCAAATGGCGAAAGGAAGTAAACGCTACAAAAGCAGAAGCTGAGTATGGATACGCTTTCCTGCAATGGTGCGATGCTTTGTCACTGGTACTTTGTATGGATCAGGTTCCGCCCGAGGGCCGTCGAATGGAGGTGAGCGTTGGGCCAGACGGGGTTTCTTATTACATCCGAAAGCGCATTGATGAATCATTCTCTTTGGAGCCCTGGCCATTTGATGCGCCAACAGTTGAAGTTCATGTTGAGATATTTAAGGTCGAGCAGTTAGTCTTCAAAAACGATAAACAACTTTACAACGCGTTGCAGGATTCCCCGGTGGTTATGAAGACGTGGATTTTTACTGGACAAGACTAA